Proteins encoded together in one Maricaulis maris window:
- a CDS encoding IS3 family transposase (programmed frameshift): MRASKFTDAQKAFIIKQGEAGIPVAEICRKAGISQATFFNWKKRYGGLMPSEMRRLKELEDENSRLKRIVADLSLDKEMLQDVLKRKPVRPDRKRELVKEAVREWGVSIRRACGNLLLDTSTFHYRSRRPDQAALKERIKDICETRVRYGYRRVHVMLRREGWFVNQKKVRRIYNEMGLQLRNKHPKRKVRAKLIRDRKEAVSPLEVWAMDFVHDQLATGRKFRILTVVDTWSRYVPAIDARYSYRGEDVVQTMERVCAQTGYPKMIRVDQGSEFISRDLDLWAYANNVTLDFSRPGKPTDNAFIEAFNGRLRAECLSANWFMSLPDAREKLECWRRDYNTVRPHSAIGNKPPVALINHAGVTSPPA; the protein is encoded by the exons ATGCGAGCATCGAAGTTCACGGACGCGCAGAAGGCGTTCATTATCAAGCAGGGTGAAGCTGGAATTCCGGTTGCCGAGATTTGCCGCAAGGCGGGGATCAGCCAGGCAACTTTCTTTAACTGGAAGAAGCGGTATGGCGGTCTGATGCCGTCCGAGATGCGGCGTCTCAAAGAGCTGGAAGATGAGAATTCCCGCCTGAAACGGATTGTCGCTGATCTATCTCTCGACAAGGAGATGCTACAGGACGTTCTCAAACGAAAGC CTGTAAGGCCTGATCGCAAGCGGGAGCTTGTCAAAGAGGCGGTTCGAGAATGGGGCGTGTCGATCCGGAGGGCTTGCGGTAATCTGCTGCTCGACACGTCCACCTTCCACTACCGTTCTCGGCGACCCGATCAGGCCGCGTTGAAAGAGCGCATCAAGGACATCTGCGAGACACGCGTGCGGTATGGATATCGGCGCGTCCACGTCATGTTGAGGCGGGAGGGCTGGTTCGTGAACCAGAAGAAAGTTCGACGTATATACAATGAGATGGGCCTTCAACTTCGTAACAAGCATCCGAAGCGGAAGGTCAGAGCCAAGCTGATCCGCGACCGCAAGGAGGCGGTGTCGCCTTTGGAAGTCTGGGCGATGGACTTCGTGCATGATCAGCTCGCAACCGGGCGTAAGTTCCGGATCCTGACCGTCGTCGATACATGGTCAAGATACGTGCCCGCCATCGACGCCCGCTACAGCTATCGCGGTGAGGACGTCGTTCAGACCATGGAGCGGGTCTGCGCCCAGACGGGTTATCCAAAGATGATCCGAGTGGACCAGGGATCGGAATTTATCTCCCGTGATCTCGACCTGTGGGCCTACGCAAACAATGTCACGCTGGACTTCTCCAGACCGGGCAAGCCAACGGATAATGCGTTCATCGAGGCGTTCAACGGCCGTCTACGTGCCGAGTGCCTGTCGGCAAACTGGTTCATGAGCTTGCCCGATGCCCGTGAAAAGCTGGAGTGTTGGCGTAGAGACTACAATACGGTAAGACCGCATAGTGCTATCGGGAACAAACCCCCGGTCGCGCTGATCAATCACGCTGGCGTCACCAGTCCGCCAGCGTGA
- a CDS encoding HlyD family efflux transporter periplasmic adaptor subunit: MFRQKALAQFNQRASGEPIAQLPVAWTWLASLIVLALVAASLFLVLNEYARKERAVGWLRYASGELALFAPMSGVVEELYVGEGDPVHGGDALYVIRAADTSMDGAELTEEYALSITQEIELIGAREQSMRSALAARMEESEAQIATLTAQLAAVDDQIGVARVRRVVLDGQYRAGIELAERGILAERMLEDRHVLALNQQETESALLARRAELAGALDVQRNRARQIPLDAEEQILTLSQARTQLERMLLEARLREGVLVSAPAGGRIAAKQVSAGGSVRVGERALTIVSSDSVLQAELYLPSRAMARIRPGQEVRIYYSAFPHRRYGVATGRIESVSTTVFRPEEIPTPLQLEEAAYRAVVTLDAQAIEAFGERFELRSGMTLNAEVILERQSLFEWLLEPLSSSA; this comes from the coding sequence TTGTTTCGCCAAAAAGCGTTGGCTCAGTTTAATCAGCGTGCTTCCGGCGAACCGATCGCCCAACTGCCTGTGGCTTGGACATGGTTAGCGTCTTTGATTGTGCTAGCGCTCGTCGCCGCCTCACTTTTCCTTGTCCTGAATGAATATGCTCGCAAGGAGAGGGCCGTAGGCTGGCTCCGCTATGCCTCAGGGGAGCTCGCCCTGTTCGCACCCATGAGCGGAGTAGTGGAAGAGCTTTATGTGGGAGAAGGCGACCCTGTTCACGGAGGTGACGCGCTATACGTCATCCGCGCGGCGGATACTTCGATGGACGGCGCTGAACTCACCGAGGAGTATGCTCTCTCCATCACTCAGGAGATCGAACTCATTGGCGCACGGGAGCAGAGCATGCGGTCCGCACTCGCCGCCCGGATGGAGGAATCGGAAGCCCAGATCGCGACATTGACCGCACAGCTCGCCGCCGTCGATGACCAAATCGGCGTCGCGCGCGTCCGGCGCGTCGTCCTCGATGGACAATACCGGGCCGGCATCGAACTGGCGGAGCGAGGTATCCTGGCCGAACGGATGCTGGAGGATAGGCACGTGCTTGCCCTTAACCAGCAGGAGACGGAGAGCGCGCTCCTGGCCCGGCGGGCTGAGCTCGCGGGAGCGCTGGATGTACAACGCAACCGGGCGCGGCAGATCCCGTTGGACGCGGAAGAGCAGATACTCACCCTCAGTCAGGCCCGGACACAATTGGAACGGATGCTGCTGGAAGCTCGACTCCGTGAGGGCGTACTTGTCTCTGCCCCCGCCGGCGGACGTATCGCGGCGAAGCAGGTGTCCGCCGGCGGCTCGGTCCGCGTCGGCGAACGCGCGCTGACGATCGTTTCTTCCGATAGTGTGCTCCAGGCCGAGCTTTATCTCCCCTCCCGTGCCATGGCCCGGATCAGACCGGGACAGGAGGTACGAATTTACTATTCAGCGTTTCCCCATCGCCGCTACGGAGTAGCCACCGGCCGGATCGAAAGCGTGTCGACCACCGTTTTCCGACCCGAGGAAATTCCGACCCCGCTGCAATTGGAGGAGGCCGCCTACCGCGCCGTCGTCACGCTCGACGCGCAGGCTATCGAGGCTTTCGGCGAACGATTCGAACTCCGTTCGGGCATGACGCTCAATGCGGAGGTGATCCTAGAACGACAGTCGCTCTTCGAGTGGTTGCTGGAACCTTTATCAAGTTCCGCTTAA
- a CDS encoding tetratricopeptide repeat-containing sulfotransferase family protein — translation MSLPRPAESQLAAAAEALSARNYRDAHALCLSVLQAHGPHPEAFFLLGLLTVDHDNHAKAVEIFDRAIAVDNQDPRLHAHRAKSLLALHRRDAAGAAAARAAELGPRDALTFDTIGVVFTRLGQHSSAINLFEAAVNQDECRPDYHYNLAASRQFAGEFEAAETAYGRVLELDPGHVKALSAIVGLRKQLAGDNRLEALIAAFGTRGGTDEEAQLHLGHAIAKTLEDLGRHDEALAWLGKAKAGVSQRRGYDPENDQALFAAAAASVGEAGMAPEPGWDSERPIFIVGLPRTGTTLVDRILGAHSAIRPVGELSNFALIGKQMAGTAGPFVMDAATLEAAGAVDAATWGKAYEESVASLAGDAPRFTDKMPLNLIWAGHIHRALPEARIICLRRHPIDACLSNYRQLFATSFSYYNYAYTLEDCARYYLNFDRLRAHWAATLPPERYTEIAYEDVVADLDSEARRLIAHCGLDWEPACLDFHTQSGSVATASSVQVRQPLYSSSVGRWKRHAEALAPMRAILEAGGVVDGNGTWLRGV, via the coding sequence ATGAGTTTGCCCCGGCCGGCCGAGTCGCAACTGGCCGCAGCGGCGGAAGCGTTGAGCGCGCGGAACTACCGTGATGCCCATGCGCTGTGCCTGTCAGTCTTGCAGGCGCATGGACCTCATCCCGAGGCCTTTTTTCTGCTGGGCCTGCTGACGGTTGATCACGACAATCATGCCAAAGCGGTGGAGATTTTCGACCGGGCCATCGCTGTGGACAACCAGGATCCGCGGCTTCATGCACACCGCGCGAAGTCCCTGTTGGCCTTGCACCGGCGCGACGCGGCCGGAGCGGCGGCTGCGCGCGCCGCCGAACTCGGCCCGCGCGACGCCCTGACGTTCGACACGATCGGGGTGGTCTTCACCCGTCTGGGTCAGCACAGCTCCGCCATCAACCTGTTCGAGGCCGCCGTGAACCAGGACGAGTGCCGTCCGGATTATCATTATAATCTGGCCGCCTCACGTCAGTTCGCCGGAGAGTTCGAGGCTGCCGAGACCGCCTATGGCCGCGTGCTTGAGCTGGACCCCGGTCATGTGAAGGCCTTGTCGGCGATCGTCGGTTTGCGAAAGCAGCTCGCGGGTGACAATCGGCTGGAGGCGCTGATTGCGGCGTTCGGGACCCGGGGGGGCACCGACGAGGAGGCGCAGCTGCATCTCGGGCATGCGATCGCGAAAACGCTCGAGGACCTCGGTCGCCATGACGAGGCCCTTGCCTGGCTCGGGAAGGCGAAGGCCGGCGTCAGTCAGCGCCGTGGCTATGACCCTGAAAACGACCAGGCTCTCTTCGCGGCCGCCGCGGCTTCGGTCGGGGAGGCCGGCATGGCCCCGGAGCCGGGCTGGGACAGCGAGCGACCAATTTTCATCGTCGGTCTGCCGCGGACCGGAACCACGCTGGTGGACCGCATTCTCGGTGCCCACAGCGCCATCCGTCCGGTCGGGGAGCTTTCCAACTTCGCCCTGATCGGCAAGCAGATGGCCGGTACGGCCGGACCCTTCGTGATGGACGCGGCGACGCTTGAAGCGGCCGGTGCCGTCGATGCCGCGACCTGGGGCAAGGCCTATGAGGAGAGCGTCGCCTCACTGGCCGGTGACGCGCCGCGCTTCACCGACAAGATGCCGCTCAACCTCATCTGGGCGGGACATATCCACCGGGCCTTGCCGGAAGCCCGCATCATCTGCCTGCGTCGGCACCCGATTGATGCCTGCCTCAGCAATTACCGCCAGCTCTTCGCGACCAGTTTTTCCTATTACAACTACGCCTACACGCTGGAAGACTGCGCCCGCTACTACCTGAATTTCGACCGGCTCCGCGCCCATTGGGCCGCCACCCTGCCGCCCGAGCGCTATACCGAAATCGCCTATGAGGACGTGGTCGCCGATCTCGACAGCGAAGCGCGTCGCCTGATCGCCCATTGCGGGTTGGACTGGGAGCCGGCCTGCCTCGATTTTCACACCCAGTCCGGCAGCGTGGCCACGGCCAGCTCGGTCCAGGTCCGTCAGCCGCTCTATTCCAGCTCGGTCGGTCGATGGAAACGGCACGCCGAAGCTCTCGCGCCGATGCGGGCCATTCTTGAGGCGGGCGGGGTGGTCGATGGCAATGGAACATGGCTGCGTGGCGTCTGA
- a CDS encoding GmrSD restriction endonuclease domain-containing protein — MKNAQLPGHISLNTLLGRLKEGRYAVPDFQRDFEWDPWDVSALMRSIFKDYYIGSLLLWKGKKSNFEALSCEPLRGVAPTGAEEYIVLDGQQRLTAMNYAFHGPDDPTILKRKKPAAYFIRINEFMAGQHERAFSYDFLSQRFRKFLADEEAQFEAHIFPLSVIGQGGRKLYRWFGRYEDYWKAKAEFARDANDLEEASRAEQFARDAREFEEFVGELIDEYQVSFVELDQELEIGKVCDIFTQINSKGVQLDVFDLINALLVPKGLKLKHLWREVADRLAFIESGKMNVYILQVMSILRQEYCSPAYLYYLIPGSEKPIREADGTRRREVLIPSAEEFQSRWDVAVGAIERAIKTIRHPQEYGAISPKYLPYVSILPAFSALLEAAKRLPAERQLSAQRKVRHWYWASVFTARYSGSVESTSARDFREVCAWLENDNLEPGLIAEFKSRFKQLDLRNEQKRGSSIYNGIFNLFIISGARDWVSGAVTDHEDLDDHHIVPASWGAKNLGDKTIHSILNRSPLSSSTNRAVISDKLPNQYLPEWIERNGEKEVRATLETHLISPAAFDILLRAPFTPADYEEFITERQKTIRDAVENLLIKQRLDLPSNLRELDEKIESVELGMRDLIAASLEGTVENLPSHVRQKAGERISRAARKDPAFDADRYETIDGLLEFFDLRELQDTMTSKACWPAFQGAFLNKDALVTKFGQLAELRNCIAHSRSVDTITQREGEAAIEWFERVLGRRNSALKRG, encoded by the coding sequence ATGAAAAATGCTCAATTACCTGGTCATATCAGTCTTAACACCCTGCTTGGCCGTCTCAAGGAGGGCAGGTACGCGGTCCCGGACTTTCAGCGCGATTTCGAGTGGGACCCATGGGATGTTAGCGCTTTGATGCGGTCCATCTTCAAGGACTACTACATCGGCAGCCTGCTGCTTTGGAAAGGCAAGAAGAGCAACTTCGAAGCGCTCTCGTGCGAGCCTCTTCGTGGCGTCGCGCCGACGGGCGCTGAAGAGTACATCGTTCTCGATGGCCAGCAGCGCTTGACGGCCATGAATTACGCTTTTCATGGTCCTGACGATCCGACGATCTTGAAGCGCAAGAAACCAGCGGCCTACTTCATCCGGATCAATGAATTCATGGCGGGGCAGCATGAGCGGGCGTTCAGCTATGACTTCCTCTCACAGCGTTTCCGGAAGTTTCTCGCTGATGAAGAGGCTCAGTTTGAAGCGCACATTTTTCCTCTGTCAGTGATCGGGCAAGGTGGCCGCAAGCTCTATCGCTGGTTCGGGAGGTATGAGGACTATTGGAAAGCCAAAGCTGAATTCGCGCGAGATGCGAACGATTTGGAAGAAGCGAGCAGAGCAGAGCAATTCGCGCGAGATGCAAGGGAGTTCGAGGAGTTTGTCGGCGAGCTGATTGATGAGTACCAGGTTTCTTTCGTCGAGCTTGATCAGGAGCTGGAGATTGGCAAGGTCTGCGACATCTTCACCCAGATCAACAGCAAGGGTGTGCAGCTCGACGTCTTCGACCTGATTAACGCGCTGCTGGTTCCCAAGGGACTAAAGCTGAAGCACCTATGGCGAGAAGTAGCAGATCGCCTAGCGTTCATCGAAAGCGGCAAGATGAACGTCTACATCCTCCAGGTGATGTCGATCTTGCGGCAGGAATACTGCTCTCCTGCGTATCTCTATTATCTGATCCCAGGCAGCGAAAAGCCAATCCGCGAAGCGGACGGAACCCGGCGGAGAGAGGTGCTGATCCCAAGCGCTGAAGAGTTTCAATCTCGGTGGGATGTCGCTGTTGGAGCGATTGAACGGGCGATAAAGACCATTCGGCACCCGCAGGAATATGGGGCGATTTCCCCGAAATACTTGCCCTACGTATCGATCCTGCCTGCCTTCTCGGCCCTTCTGGAGGCCGCCAAGAGACTGCCTGCGGAGCGCCAGCTATCCGCACAGAGGAAGGTTCGCCACTGGTACTGGGCCTCGGTTTTTACCGCCCGGTACTCCGGCTCGGTGGAGTCGACAAGCGCACGAGATTTCCGCGAGGTCTGCGCCTGGCTTGAAAACGACAATCTGGAGCCCGGCCTCATTGCGGAGTTCAAATCACGCTTCAAGCAGCTTGACCTTCGAAACGAGCAGAAGCGTGGTTCGTCTATCTATAACGGCATTTTCAACCTCTTCATCATCAGCGGCGCACGGGATTGGGTGTCGGGCGCGGTCACGGACCACGAGGATCTGGACGACCACCACATCGTCCCGGCGTCTTGGGGCGCCAAGAACCTTGGGGACAAGACGATCCATTCCATCCTGAACCGCAGCCCTTTGAGTTCCAGCACAAATCGGGCCGTGATCAGCGACAAGCTCCCCAATCAGTATCTTCCGGAATGGATAGAACGAAATGGAGAAAAGGAAGTTCGCGCAACGCTTGAGACTCATCTCATCTCGCCGGCCGCGTTCGACATTCTCTTGCGAGCCCCTTTCACGCCTGCTGACTATGAAGAGTTCATCACCGAACGTCAGAAGACAATTCGCGATGCGGTCGAGAACCTGTTGATCAAGCAAAGGCTCGACCTGCCATCCAACCTCCGCGAGCTAGACGAGAAAATCGAAAGCGTGGAGCTGGGCATGCGGGATCTTATCGCCGCAAGCCTCGAAGGAACAGTCGAGAACCTGCCCTCGCACGTCAGGCAGAAGGCCGGCGAGCGCATCAGCCGTGCCGCACGGAAAGACCCCGCTTTCGATGCCGATCGCTATGAGACTATCGACGGTTTGCTAGAGTTCTTCGATCTCAGGGAACTGCAAGACACCATGACTTCGAAGGCATGCTGGCCGGCGTTTCAGGGGGCCTTTCTGAACAAGGACGCTTTGGTCACGAAGTTCGGGCAGCTGGCAGAGTTGAGAAACTGCATCGCTCACAGTCGAAGCGTCGACACGATTACACAACGAGAGGGCGAAGCCGCCATCGAGTGGTTTGAGAGAGTGTTGGGGCGTCGAAACAGCGCACTAAAGCGGGGGTGA
- a CDS encoding type I restriction-modification system subunit M, giving the protein MSDTSSNVQGLANFAWSIAELLRGDFKQSEYGKVVLPFVVMRRLDAILEPTKGNVLSAAASLPEDIDDETKRMILLGAVGSDIKVYNTSRFTFAKLKQQDPGQLHANLIDYLQGFPSDVQDVFLEKFLFTDQLKRLKDAELLWKVFERFTEIDLHPSKVSNLEMGYLFEELIRRFSEISNETAGEHFTPREVIRLIVDLLVEPDKDKLSGLGVIRQVYDPACGTGGMLALTEEALKETNADMRVELFGQELNGESFAICRSDMLVTGHDPDQIAYGNTLTQDAHPSRKFHYMISNPPYGVDWKKYKEPIEAEAKDMGHDGRFGAGTPRVSDGQLLFLQHMISKMRQDEAGSRIGIVMNGSPLFTGGAGSGESEIRRWMLEKDWVEAIIALPTDLFYNTGIQTYVWLLSNRKSLERRGKVQLIDASGEAFWKSMRKSLGSKRREIPDEARAEIVRNYTLYEAADEKISKVFPREAFGYREIRVERPLQLAFEVTDEKVEALKTEKAIQKLKDDEVEGLLAAVGSLPRDHRWMSRDSFEADLQKVLKASGVKIGVPVRKAILSLFGERDEAAEVCRDKNGQPEPDSDLRDTELVPLDETWEAYVEREVKPFVRDAWVDESHTDASDGEVGRVGYEINFNRYFYEYVPPRPLEEIDAELKALEAEIAGLLKEVAA; this is encoded by the coding sequence ATGAGTGACACGTCATCGAACGTGCAGGGCTTGGCGAATTTCGCCTGGTCTATCGCGGAACTCCTGCGGGGGGATTTCAAGCAGTCCGAATACGGCAAGGTGGTGCTGCCCTTCGTGGTGATGCGCCGTCTGGACGCGATCCTGGAGCCGACCAAGGGTAATGTCCTTTCGGCGGCTGCAAGCCTGCCTGAAGACATTGATGACGAGACCAAGCGGATGATCCTGCTCGGAGCCGTGGGCAGCGATATCAAGGTCTACAACACCTCGCGCTTCACCTTCGCCAAGCTCAAGCAACAGGACCCCGGCCAGCTTCACGCCAATCTGATCGACTATCTCCAGGGCTTCCCGTCCGATGTGCAGGACGTCTTCCTGGAGAAATTCCTCTTCACCGATCAGCTCAAGCGTCTGAAGGATGCCGAACTGCTCTGGAAGGTGTTCGAGCGTTTCACCGAGATCGACCTTCACCCGTCCAAGGTCTCCAACCTGGAGATGGGTTATCTCTTCGAGGAGTTGATCCGCCGCTTCTCGGAAATCTCCAACGAGACGGCGGGTGAACACTTCACCCCGCGCGAAGTAATCCGCCTCATCGTCGACCTCCTGGTCGAACCGGACAAGGACAAGCTCTCAGGCCTGGGTGTCATCCGTCAGGTCTATGACCCGGCTTGCGGCACGGGCGGCATGCTGGCCCTCACCGAGGAAGCCTTGAAGGAAACCAACGCGGACATGCGCGTGGAACTCTTCGGGCAGGAACTCAATGGCGAGTCCTTCGCCATCTGCCGGTCGGACATGCTGGTCACCGGCCATGACCCGGACCAGATCGCCTATGGCAATACACTCACCCAGGACGCCCATCCCTCCCGCAAATTCCACTACATGATCTCCAACCCGCCCTATGGGGTGGACTGGAAGAAGTACAAGGAACCCATCGAGGCTGAAGCCAAGGATATGGGCCATGATGGCCGCTTCGGTGCTGGTACGCCGCGTGTGTCCGATGGTCAGCTGCTTTTCCTGCAGCACATGATCTCCAAGATGCGCCAGGACGAGGCCGGCTCGCGGATCGGGATCGTCATGAATGGCTCGCCGCTCTTCACGGGTGGAGCGGGCTCTGGCGAGAGTGAAATCCGGCGATGGATGCTGGAGAAGGACTGGGTCGAGGCGATCATCGCCTTGCCCACAGACCTCTTCTACAACACCGGTATCCAGACCTATGTCTGGCTCCTCTCCAACCGCAAGTCGTTGGAACGCCGGGGCAAGGTCCAGTTGATTGACGCCTCGGGCGAAGCCTTCTGGAAATCCATGCGTAAATCGCTGGGGTCCAAGCGCCGCGAGATCCCTGATGAAGCCCGCGCCGAGATCGTGCGCAATTACACCCTCTATGAGGCGGCAGACGAGAAGATCTCCAAGGTCTTCCCGCGTGAGGCCTTCGGCTATCGGGAAATCCGGGTGGAGCGTCCTCTCCAGCTGGCGTTCGAGGTGACGGACGAGAAGGTCGAAGCACTCAAGACCGAGAAGGCGATACAGAAGCTCAAGGATGACGAGGTAGAAGGCCTGCTGGCCGCTGTGGGAAGTCTGCCCAGAGACCATCGTTGGATGTCGCGGGATAGCTTCGAGGCAGACTTGCAGAAGGTCCTCAAGGCCTCTGGCGTGAAGATCGGAGTGCCGGTGCGGAAAGCCATCCTCTCGCTGTTTGGGGAACGCGATGAGGCGGCTGAAGTCTGCCGCGACAAGAACGGCCAGCCGGAACCGGACAGCGATCTCAGGGACACCGAACTCGTCCCTCTGGACGAAACCTGGGAAGCCTATGTCGAGCGAGAGGTGAAACCTTTCGTGCGGGATGCCTGGGTGGACGAAAGCCATACCGATGCCAGCGACGGCGAAGTGGGCCGGGTCGGCTATGAGATCAACTTCAACCGGTATTTCTACGAATATGTCCCGCCGAGACCGCTGGAAGAGATCGATGCGGAATTGAAGGCACTGGAGGCAGAGATCGCCGGGCTGTTGAAGGAGGTCGCGGCGTGA
- a CDS encoding restriction endonuclease subunit S has product MSEAAIKDFVLPTADLDTQKAIADVLDKETARIDQLIEKKQRLVELLGEREARAINDLLLGRFVNQGQTVPSGCKFLGKLPLSWKAVRLRALVSHLGNGFVGPTRDILVDPDHSDRVPYLQSTHIKWQQIDFERKPYFVTKSWLGSKPKARVEKDDLLIVQTGDCGATSIVDDQFAGSGCHALVVARPIKRAVEPRLLLRFLASQIGRAKLKAIETGALHPHLEVGFLRDVLVPLPPRDHQAALVERIDKEIDASRSVSEVTTISIDRLKEYRSALITAAVTGQIDVTRWGQTGEGDKRLDQIQEEMAG; this is encoded by the coding sequence GTGTCGGAAGCTGCCATCAAGGATTTTGTTCTCCCGACAGCAGACCTCGATACCCAGAAGGCCATCGCGGACGTCCTCGACAAGGAAACCGCCCGGATCGACCAGCTGATCGAGAAGAAGCAGCGCCTGGTGGAGCTGTTGGGGGAGCGGGAGGCAAGAGCCATCAATGACCTACTGCTAGGTCGGTTCGTGAACCAGGGACAAACGGTGCCTTCCGGTTGCAAATTCTTAGGGAAACTTCCGCTGTCCTGGAAGGCAGTGCGCCTTCGGGCGCTGGTATCTCATCTTGGTAACGGCTTTGTCGGACCGACACGTGATATCCTCGTCGATCCCGATCATTCTGACCGTGTCCCATATCTTCAGTCGACCCATATCAAGTGGCAGCAAATCGACTTCGAGCGCAAGCCCTACTTCGTTACGAAATCTTGGCTCGGAAGTAAGCCGAAAGCTCGCGTGGAGAAAGATGACCTCCTGATCGTTCAAACAGGTGACTGTGGGGCCACGTCGATAGTTGACGATCAGTTCGCTGGCTCTGGCTGCCACGCGCTAGTAGTTGCACGACCAATCAAGAGGGCGGTTGAGCCGCGACTGCTCCTTCGTTTCCTTGCTTCGCAGATTGGACGGGCGAAGCTGAAAGCAATTGAAACTGGAGCCCTTCATCCGCATCTCGAGGTCGGGTTCTTGCGCGATGTGTTGGTGCCGTTGCCACCGCGAGATCACCAAGCTGCTCTTGTAGAGCGTATTGACAAAGAGATTGACGCAAGCCGGTCAGTTAGTGAGGTGACGACAATCTCCATCGACCGCCTCAAGGAATACCGCTCGGCCCTCATCACAGCCGCCGTCACAGGCCAGATCGACGTGACCCGCTGGGGCCAGACCGGCGAAGGCGACAAGCGCCTCGATCAGATCCAGGAGGAGATGGCGGGATGA